AGAGTGCATATAGTTCCAAACTTTCTCAATTTTCCGAGTCCTTATATGATTTCTGAAGTAAACCGAGCAACCATGAAAAACATCATCAGACTGAATTTATAGTATTATCCAAAAATAAATGAATATAGTCATGGGTATTATTGAAGGAAATATGCAAAATCCTCAACACATAAATTAAGGAACTCGATCTACTAATTTGTACCGACAAACAGCCAAAGGAATCAGCATTTGAAACTCACTTTTAACACTCTTCCTACGGGTTTCATTCTAATGACCTCGGAGCTTCACTTAGTGCAGGAGTCATGCTCAGACATTTGTTTTAAATTTCGTTCTCAGTTACTGACTACTTGATCGGCTATTAACTAATAGATCGAAATAGATCGAAGGACagatataataattaaaaataggaATATGCATTGCCTCATCAATGAAAATAGCTCTCTAAGACACAGACCTGCTGCACACAATGCATTTCAAACTACCGTCTTTTCCAGGCtctacatatttctttctttttgcaGGTGTCTCATTTATCTGTTTGAGAAACTTAAAAAATGCACTACGCACAAGCTGCTTGAAATCTTCAGACTTTTCGGGTGGTTCGACTGCAAGAGGAAAATAGACTCCCATCTGCTCTCCACCTTGATTATAATGATTTCCACTTGATTCATCTCGCATGCTAGGCACTTTCTTTGAATTCCTACTTTTCAGCCATGGAAGAGTGGCATGTTTCTTTGAAGGAGCAGGTGCCAACTGATTCCTCAGTGAAGGTTTCTTTTTCTTCAATAAACGCTGTGAAACATGAAGCCTTTGACGAACTGGTCCCAGTCGCTTTTTAATATCTCTTGAACCAGATGTGTCGGGGTCACTTGATCGACTAGTGATGAACCGCGAAGAGGAAAACATATTATCTACGAACTCTGTGGCTTCCCTCTCTGATTTCTCAAGTTTGCATTTGCTTGATTCAGGTCTCTCTAAAAAACTAGCAGGATCCACATCATCTACTGCCTAGGCTGTTGCAAATCTTACGAGCACCACTCCCATCTCTGGATATTCTAATCCCAGTGTTACGCTCATACAGTATATAATCCACAGGATATTTGCCTCCAGGCCTCCTTTGGGAGGGTTCATCCAACCTCAAGTCTGCCAAATCCATCCCATTTCTTTGGCTTCCATATACTGTACCCGACAAAGGATAATCCTTTGTTGTAAAGATATCTGATCTTTCAGGAAGATATCGTGAACCATCATACACTTCATCATTATACTCTCCTACTCGAACCCTACCATGCCCACGATATTTTTCCCTTTCAAAATTGAGGTGCAAACTTCCAGAACCTAGCATATCCAGATCCTGATTTCTTGGTTGCAGAGATTCATATGCAACAAAATTATCAGATGTTGACTGTCCTAGTGAAGCAAGTTTTTGCCCAAGTGTATCATCTTCCATATGATTTCGATGAGGGGTTTCTTCAACAGAGTTCAAGTGGCCAAATCTTGACATGTGTTGAACACCATATTCTTCTCCAAAATCTCTGGGTTTCGTACTTCCGCCAAATTTTGGATATATATTATCTTTGCGCTTTTGCTCAGGCAGCCCCACATATAACCTTGATTTGCTTTCAGTGTCATCAAATCGACATCCCAGTTTTCTGGGGGACATGTGCTTCGGTCTTTCATTATATCCATCAAAGCCATACGTGTCAGAAACCAATCCAGTCCTTGCTTGTAAGCCGTGTGAAATTAGAGGAATGTCTCCTGCTATGGAGTGACATGGAAAACCTTCATTTAAAATTTCTGATGACATTGGGATATAAACCTTCGATCGAGATGATGACACCATGTAACTAGAATCGCCTTTTAGATGACCTTGTAATGATACGAGGCTATCTTCCTTCTTATTTTCGTACATGTCTCTACCCACTGGCCTCTCAATTCCCAGTTTGTCCAGATAAAGCCCATCCTTGAAATTAAAACCTTCATCTGCAGTTTCAAAGCAATGCTCTCCTCCATCACGAGGTTCTGCATCTCTTTTCTCCAACCGACTTTCATTCTTCAAGTTAAAGTATCCATGTCTATCAGCATCAGTATTCAAATATCGTGATGCCACAGATGACAGCTGACTGTTACAATCTCCAGCACCCAAATAACTCTTGGTCACTCCACCAACACTTTCATGTGCCAAACTATCTGGGTCAGAGTAGAACCTTCTTCCCTTATCATATTCCAAGAAAACAGGCTTGGCGGCCAAATGATGAGACACCGACGACATTCCGATTTGACTCTCCTCCAGGTAAGGATTTTTTAGATAATCTTCCTTCTCTCCACCTCCTATAGGTGTGATTTTATCGTCACCGACCCCATGGTTATCATTTTTGTAGCTGCTGTACTTAACGTTGGGACCATCAGAATTTCTGGGCGCATTTGAAAGATGATCAGATTCAAACTTTGATGAATTTGAATCCCCATGAAGTAAGTCCTCTTCATACAACCTTCTGGAGCTCTCATCATCAACAACATACTTACCTCTGTCTCTATTATCATAGCCAGAGAATCTCGCACCCTGCATATTCAAATCCAAATCAAAATTATCTCTTTTTTCAATTCTCCCCGGACTCCTTGAACACCTGGTACCAACCACAAACATATCCCTATCCATAGTATCAGAGAATCTCCCAGCGTGAAGGCTCAGATCTCTTTCATAGGCATCCTTTTCGCCAAACCTACGTTGACTCCTTGAATGCGAAGAACCAGCCCCATACCTATCTCTACCCACAGCATCACGGAATCTCCCAGTCTGAATGTCTGAGTCCCCATCAAAACCATCCCTTCCATCCATCCTCCGCGGACTCCTTAAATGCCTAGAACGAACCCCATACCTATCTTTATCTACAGCATCAAGGAAACTCTCAGCTCGAGGGTTTGGGTCTACACCAAAAGAATcccttttctcgattctttGTGGACTTCTCAAACGCCCTGGGCCAATCCCATGCCTATCTCTACCCACATTATCAGAAAATCTCCCAGCTCGGGGGTTCAGTTCCCCATCAAAACTATCCCTTTTTTCCACCCTCTGTGGACTCTTGGAATGCCTAGGACCAATCCCATACCTATCTCTATACAAAGTATCAGAAAATCTCCCAGCTTGAGAGTTTCGGTCCCTGTCACTCCTCCATGGACTCCTGGAACGCCTAGGGCCAGCCCCATACCTCTCTCTATCCACAGTGTCATAAAATCTCCCACCCTGCAGGTCCAGTTCCCTGTCGAAACCATCCATTCTCCCAATCCTCCTCCTCTCATCTTCCCGTGAATATTTACCCCCATCACGACCACGGCGAGGAGAATACTCGCGGTGACTCGGGGGAGGGCCAGGAGGGGACTGATGCCGAACCCTTGTATCCACAATATACCTCCTCCTTTCCCTCATTGTTTGGGCAACTCAACCCAACAACAAAGTTCAGTAACACAACTTTCAAACTGATATCCGATTTGATTCAAAAAATCATCATAAATGAAATCAAACCCTAAGTCTAGGACCCGAATCGCACCGATGAAAAAACTTAGAATCGGTATACCCTCGATGCTAAAACATACTAAATCAGTAAATTAATGGCTAATCGAACCTTTTGCAGAAGAGAAACCATCTTTACGGCGCGATTCGAATTCGATTTAGTTTTCGACGTTCGTTTGGTCATACGGCTCATTCGTGAGGCGAAGAAACGAGGAGGAGGGAAAAGGATTGTtttgttaattattattattattattattataggaTCTAAATTTGGATATATATTGTCCTGATCGACATATTATTTCTATTAGAAAGGATAACAATATGTTTCTTTTTTGTTCGATCGGTATATTGTTGGTGAAAttgtcataattttataaattcatattgtAAATCGACTTAACTATATTGTTGTATTTTGttgataaatataatataatagaaTTTAACCACTTTCAGGTGCCATAGTTTTTGCATTTATGATTATTGGAAGTTCTTTTTGTattcaattttcgaaaattaataCGCCAGAAAACTTAATTAATACGGTAAATTAAATTAGTTATACACTAAGTACTAAGCACtcatttaaatgatttattttggTCCACCAATGACATATTTTGTATTATgaattatctttatttttaacTAATTTATTGTTGAAAGATATAATGTCACAAGtacaaaaatatttcatgatacCAAAATTTTACTTCGCGTTCGGTGTGGAGAGCGGATCTTCAAATCTTCACCGCTGATCGGGTCGTGTAGGATCTCTGGGTTCGGCACAGACAGAAACAGGGTTAGGGGACGCTGGAGAGTTTTCCAACATGACCCCTCCGATGCTTAAGTAAGTCTGGAGAGCAAAATTAAGAGTTAAATATACTAGCGTTCAGTGAGCAAGAGAAATTAAATGTGTAAAACCGTAGTACAtatctggtatttatagaggggGGGTGGGAGATTAGTTTTCTTGTCAGGGTAGGACTTCTGCCGAAATAGAGTCCTACTTGAGATAGAAGCTTTCAAACGTTAGAACTTTAGGTCGTGGCTGTTGGGACTCTCGCCTTATCCTGATTAGATTTACCCGAATCCCGCATCCTGTCGGAACCCTTAAATATCTTCACATCCTCTAGTCACGCCAGGGCTCCGAATTGTCGACCCCTTGGTGGGCCGGGCTTGGATCTCTGATGGTGCTAGGGGTTGTGGGCTTGGACTGTTGGTAGGCCTGGGGATTGTGGGCTTCGACTAATGATAGGGTTGAGATCCGTTTTAATGTGGGCTCGGATCCACTCAGGTGTACCAATTTCAGGGAGCATCAATAGTACCCCCTCCCTTAGTCTAAAAGAAGTATGAAATTTATACTTAAGAAAATATGGTCGGACTCCGAGCCCTTCCTCCTGTGCTCCTCATTTTTGGGGTGTGTTTCTTCGAACCTGCGTGGCACATTGGACGCTCCTGGATTCGATTAGCGTGAAGCATAGATGGACGGCCGAGATTCTCTGCCAGCTCAGTTCTCTCCAGGCCCTTGATTTTAGTTGATCAGACGGCTGTCCTGACGCTCCTATTCTCTGTAAATGTGAAGTATCCACAGCTCATTCTTACTTTCCTTTCGCCCGAACTGTTACTCTACTGAAATTCCGAGCAAATTCCCGACCAGCCAACTTCCTACCCGAGCCCTTAAAATCTGACCCCTTCCTCGGTAAATGtattcattttaatttaatattaagcTTTAGGATGTCTTCTCCTTATGAGTCCAGTGTCCAGGAGCTGTTAGACTATTCAGATGAGACCCTAGTCCCCATAGACGAGCTGGGCATTCTAGATTCGAGCCCTTAGAACCTAAGAGAGAGAGAGGAATGGGGGCTGAGAGTCCCGAACCCATTCACCCTGAGACTCGGGCGAAGAAATCAAAAAGACCGAGGCAacttgatagacttaatttaattgcggtgatgatagtcaaaaccagtagatctcgTTAAGTGAAACCAGAAGAATATAAAAACAGAAGTTCTCTTGTCGACTTAactaagcagtactcttcgagtacttatcaatttagaaaacagaagcagaacttgactcaCTGCTAGAAACAGAACCTATCCttgatatattaaatgttaccgttactttaccaagtacgagtattaaatgcttcattaatgctgaaaaaagtcatttaatacgcattACCTATTTTTGTGtgtaacaagactgattgttctgaagtCTTTTTGCAGGAACTATTTTTGACAATAAAGCTGTTTCTATCAGAAATCATGAAGccgttttgattatagacgttgaattcaagttatctatatatatggatcaaacaCATTTGATGAAAAAACGATGATTTTTTATCAAGAAACATACTATCTATCCAACGTTACTTTGAGCAACCGCGAACCAAtcgttatcttcaagctcaatttgtagaaaagcagtacacgcttaatatcttacatctgatctttggagatcattttgtactgctatTTCTTCATCTCTTCTAGTAAAACGTCTTACGATATTCCTTTGAaaaagagtttgtaaactggaaaagagtctttccCAGAACCTTGTCATATTGAATCatattgtgttgagttactaagaatttcagtaggcaaaggataaatcatgttgaagtgggtgtgtacgagtgtggtactgtaaaatccaaagtcttttagtgataccttctggaaacagaagaaggggagccgtagaagattttatcttcgaacttccagaaacaactactgttgtactgcctactgttattattatttttcaccctactccatcggattgtttccgcacttataattgtgatctgctggacgtaATCTTGAACAAAaacagctacaatctctaacaggattctagcaccctttgcaaaatctatcggtaaaggaaagagtttattcaccccccctctaaactctacatcgatccccaacaagtggtatcagagcagatttctcTTGTTCTAAATTTTTACAAATAGTTATGGCACATTTCAGCAAGGTTCCTATGTTatcaaaagaagactttgatgattggaagatccgtatgcaagctcatcttgcagcccaagatgatgacatgtggtatgtcatcacagatggttcattaaagattttaaagcataatacagctgtagagcccaaattcagtacacgtataaaccatgcatttatttaattattgaagcatttatttaattttaaaatgagtcttagtggtgcatgatttatttaaacgcatttttttaaattatttacgtttatgtgatgcacgttaaagtGTGTTTCgaatttcatgtttcaggcgattattcgaggcgggatcgaggaatagagaccggtgacgagtttggcaattttgttttaatgcggtattttattttaagtggaggtcggggcattttaaataatttgttaaGTTTCAGCatctttaaagcctaaattatttatttaggaattttggagttttaaaacttttaaagatttagtgCTTGTgctctttatttttaattaggggattatatttaaagattagtAGGGatagaattttaattaatttgttaattgagttaacattttaattagtatCTTGATTAGCATGGTTAATGGTATAATTAAGCAAATCAATTGCCCTAATTACTAtcctaacacacgcacacacatttcacacacacacacataccgatacacacacacacacatatttcattCCAACTTTTATTAGTTTTTTTGagaagagaaaacctagggttctaggAGTCCTTGCAGCCTCCCCCCCTTCCCTCTCCATCTTCCAGCAAATTTTTGTGTGTTTTCTTCAAGGATTTTAGCGCcacaatcgtcccggatcaatcatcgcgccatctccgcttcggtatcgtcggttcggtaaactTTAACATCATAAGGCATGTGTATTCtgatttttcctgcgtcgatcatatcatagtatgtgttgcgttgttttatgcataaaaatccatgtatgatgtgcaaggtttgggcagaaacatgttggatcgattttgaaacgtttttagatctaaaatttcaaaatttactgTTCTTTTGAAAATTGCGATTTTTCAATCgtgtttttgagaaaactttcaacatgaaaattgtagaactttttgatacctttgatttgatataaaattcgagatatttggatacaaattgagtgagttataatcattttcgtgggactgctcaaactgcgttttcaaaaaaattatgttattgaggtgctcttgaagttttattgttgcaggcttcgttggggatcgacgggtgatcgttgctgtatttaggtatgtttagtatgatgttgggttggtaattGTGCACcagttagtgtcgataggcacttgaatgaaagaggatcgattttagggtgttcaaatgcgcaatgGAAGTTCAAAATGTTTTCAaggcatgaaaaccgaaaattttttaaaaaaatttgaacacctcatgtactagcatgtaacatatacaaaaacacaactatgacattcatagggtgttgagaaatcgttacctatcaatctcttgagattgatgatggctccaacttagttgatatacaactaagctcttcaaaggcaagacaatctacaagcttccttacttcaaaatcaagcccaccaccaaacttaaaagatccaccttacacttgcactagaaaatgtagggCATTTTTCTCTTGAGaagagttttctttcctcaactattgaagaagaaaaattgagagaaaatgaGGTAGAATTGCAAGTGAAGTTTCGGCCATTGCAAGGTGTAGTGTAGggagaatgagttttcttggttttgcaaaaagctaaaagcaaaagttgcatgccaagccttggagattgaaaaagtaatctcaacccttcacctcccatgcatgcaatgttatttgatttttaacaattaaaaatccatggacttaatttaattatctcaaacaaatttgagactaattaaacattacttgaatttactcaagccactagttgaataattattttaattgggctctacaagactcaatatgatttaattaattcaacacttgaattaatttaattatttaggactctactaggcccactagtgttaaattaattcaacacttgaattaatttaatttagtccataataatgtttatgaaaatcataattttcaaatacattatttatttggccaacttttaatataggaacacattcataaattaaaaaattacatttctctcatagaagtcacacttctatttttccttacgcctataaactcctttataagcagttcaacacattgaactatttcacTTCTCAactgggatctagaaagctagtacttgtgtggccctcaatggttcattgatacaactagccgtgggttcacatctccatgtgattcggactaaacatgtccttatacgagcataccacaattgctccattcttaattatcaactccttgataataagaacatcagaactcaaatctgatagtacccaaccaatcatgttaaacgcctagcagcatcgcttacatgattccctaggtatcaaatgatagtgcctgcaagaaccattcaattatggttagcgtatagtacggtcccttcaactcatatatcccgatcgattcgacaaccattggtatatcgagagttgtcaatgaatcgatactatgtgccatgtcgtagttgcatcgatggtgtaatctatgaaacccctttcataattaccaccatactctgatcagagatttcaaactacatacacatgatatcacataggatatccatacccgaaggtaagcggtgaatccccgactacaatgcatcgactgctatatgtttcgacagaacacccaaccttgccacctgatgaccccgtgagagtcggtaaacaagtcaaagtgtaattctagcacatagagtctcaatgttgtcccgggtcataaggactaatggtgtacaaccataaactaggacgtttccactcgataagtgagaaccacttggaaagtctttatggggggttgttcagtgcactctaccaggagcacctatctgcatgctcggacatcacaatgtcccctaccaatgaaacatggtactcacatcgcagacactagtctcgaactctagcggtctatatccttcttagcggcggctgaatcgactaggaactgtttggaatatacagtattccaaatatgagtttcatgatactcatcatatgagcatctcatattctttctattatttgtatattcaaggactttatctatgcaactagcatgggtatacagataaagaagtgccaaaataataatttcaaaaattattaaaatgaagactgttcatacatagagtttaaacatgaaccctcggccaacacttggctcgacgggcacctactctaacattgaattcattagaagtcgtaagaagcgatttggtgtcaagtcccgtgtttttgagttgcaTCGTGTCGTAGGTTGGATGTCGTGGATTCaaggtgtttgtacgggttgtATCAATGtagtagcatcctaggatgagtctcaaGGCGTCGGGTCATAGTCCGTACAATCATGTTTAGAATGTTGAGCATCACATGTATTGAATTTTCGTTGGTTTGCTTTCACcgagggtacacggacccggacacggacccaggcatggggtccgtgcctttgttccttCCGAAGTGTCATTTTGCCAaatctacacggacccttacacggacctaggcacggggtccgtgccttccctttcctTCACATGCATTTTatagtacctacacggacccggagccggacctgggcacggggtccgtgtacctcctgtttgggaatagTTTAGGTTTCCCTTtgagattgttttggggttctataccatggcttagtacgattattaaacgaggtcaaatCCCGAgggatttagaatgtcataagctatttatttacttcggtggtgagcacgagtacctacgtctaagctatgaaagataagtgtttgaactcatgttagtatgttgcagcagcggccccgagcgagatccaacaaatccctcaacgccaagtaagtatgtgcgacgtgcaaagaaaatatttcaagtttttgaggtatgctaaatgtcttgtgaccaaattatcaatgggtttggaagtcggtgaacgtggccaagGACCTCTCctccccgttaaagcatgaacgggtttagatcaggattggaaagcattaaagcatgaacggggaccaatccacccgttaaagcatgaatggggatctcatgtatgtggcagtggattcgtccctgtcagcccagtactgtggtttagtctgatcaggcgtattatgtatgggtcacttgctttgaaacatgcctctacgcaaaatggtgaagtttatgtatgttcatgtatgtacaagtacgcaagcacgtttaagaaaagttttatgtttatggcacgtctatgtatgtacgtatgcaagttcaagtttaagggcaagttcaagctcatgtatgtacgctctattttaaagttgcatgtggttttattacgtattactcgttacttccagtttatacttgttgagtctttagactcactagacttgatcgatgcaggtgaggatgatttggaggagactaggggtggggaccaacgagctggcttggactgagcaggaggctagacccgaggaccgccaaagattttaagtttttatgaaatgtcaaatactctgatttcacgctactgATTACGAGGTTacaaacaaat
This window of the Primulina tabacum isolate GXHZ01 chromosome 4, ASM2559414v2, whole genome shotgun sequence genome carries:
- the LOC142543161 gene encoding uncharacterized protein LOC142543161; the protein is MRERRRYIVDTRVRHQSPPGPPPSHREYSPRRGRDGGKYSREDERRRIGRMDGFDRELDLQGGRFYDTVDRERYGAGPRRSRSPWRSDRDRNSQAGRFSDTLYRDRYGIGPRHSKSPQRVEKRDSFDGELNPRAGRFSDNVGRDRHGIGPGRLRSPQRIEKRDSFGVDPNPRAESFLDAVDKDRYGVRSRHLRSPRRMDGRDGFDGDSDIQTGRFRDAVGRDRYGAGSSHSRSQRRFGEKDAYERDLSLHAGRFSDTMDRDMFVVGTRCSRSPGRIEKRDNFDLDLNMQGARFSGYDNRDRGKYVVDDESSRRLYEEDLLHGDSNSSKFESDHLSNAPRNSDGPNVKYSSYKNDNHGVGDDKITPIGGGEKEDYLKNPYLEESQIGMSSVSHHLAAKPVFLEYDKGRRFYSDPDSLAHESVGGVTKSYLGAGDCNSQLSSVASRYLNTDADRHGYFNLKNESRLEKRDAEPRDGGEHCFETADEGFNFKDGLYLDKLGIERPVGRDMYENKKEDSLVSLQGHLKGDSSYMVSSSRSKVYIPMSSEILNEGFPCHSIAGDIPLISHGLQARTGLVSDTYGFDGYNERPKHMSPRKLGCRFDDTESKSRLYVGLPEQKRKDNIYPKFGGSTKPRDFGEEYGVQHMSRFGHLNSVEETPHRNHMEDDTLGQKLASLGQSTSDNFVAYESLQPRNQDLDMLGSGSLHLNFEREKYRGHGRVRVGEYNDEVYDGSRYLPERSDIFTTKDYPLSGTVYGSQRNGMDLADLRLDEPSQRRPGGKYPVDYILYERNTGIRISRDGSGARKICNSLGSR